A single window of Fischerella sp. PCC 9605 DNA harbors:
- a CDS encoding DUF4351 domain-containing protein — protein sequence MIDHDRLFKELLTTFFVEFLELFLPEVAAYIERESLEFLDKELFTDVTAGERYETDLIVKAKFREQESFFLIHVENQSYNQPDFSKRMFRYFSRLYEKFDLPVYPVVVFSFDNPKTPQPNLHKVAFPNKLVLSFSYDVIQLNQLNWRDFLRQQNPVATALMAKMNIASTERRQVKFECLRLLATLRLDPARMRIISGFVDTYLRLSAEEERLLRADIARIEPREQEVVMQIVTSWMEEGIEQGKQQATLSLIMRLLPRRVGALTPELQERVQQLSLTQLEDLAVALLDFSSVADLEAWLQQVSGETSNQGE from the coding sequence ATGATCGACCATGACCGCTTGTTTAAGGAACTCCTCACAACATTTTTTGTAGAGTTTTTAGAGTTATTTTTGCCAGAGGTAGCGGCTTATATAGAACGCGAATCTCTGGAGTTCTTAGATAAGGAACTTTTTACAGATGTCACCGCTGGGGAACGTTACGAAACTGATTTAATAGTCAAAGCCAAGTTTCGCGAACAAGAATCTTTTTTTCTGATTCATGTAGAAAACCAATCTTACAATCAACCTGATTTTAGTAAGCGGATGTTCCGTTACTTTTCTCGTCTATATGAGAAATTTGACTTACCTGTGTATCCAGTGGTGGTATTTTCTTTTGATAATCCCAAAACACCACAACCAAATTTACATAAGGTAGCATTTCCAAACAAACTTGTTTTGAGTTTTAGCTACGATGTTATCCAGCTAAATCAACTGAATTGGAGAGATTTTCTGCGTCAACAAAACCCGGTAGCTACTGCATTGATGGCGAAAATGAATATTGCATCTACAGAACGCCGCCAGGTGAAGTTTGAATGTTTGCGACTTCTAGCAACATTGCGATTAGATCCAGCACGAATGCGGATAATTTCCGGATTTGTAGATACCTATCTGCGCTTGAGTGCTGAAGAGGAAAGGCTTTTACGCGCCGACATTGCTAGGATAGAGCCAAGGGAACAGGAGGTAGTTATGCAAATTGTAACTAGCTGGATGGAAGAAGGGATTGAACAGGGAAAGCAGCAAGCAACATTATCACTGATTATGCGCCTACTTCCTCGGCGAGTTGGTGCGCTTACCCCTGAGTTGCAAGAACGCGTTCAACAGTTATCGCTAACTCAGTTAGAAGATTTGGCAGTGGCGTTGCTTGATTTTTCTTCCGTGGCGGATTTGGAGGCTTGGTTACAACAGGTTTCAGGAGAAACGTCGAATCAGGGGGAATGA
- a CDS encoding DUF262 domain-containing protein, with product MGLQEEIDQKITEIKSDSYSMSIGELVNLYKDKEIEIHPEFQRFFRWTNLQKTKLIESILLGIPIPPIFVAQRTDGIWDVVDGVQRLSTIFQFIGILIDEDGKLLEPLVLEKTKYLPSLQGKKWDDSESYQNSLTSAQRLFIKRAKLDIKILFKESDEKTKYELFQRLNTGGSTLSDQEIRNCILVMENRNVYRWLRELAKNEDFKECVSLTDRSLEEQYDMELVFRFIVLRKIDEEELKKFEDLSEFLNDKAIEICRSSDFDFEEASQAFKYTFQILNREVKANSFRKYDIYKGKFTGGFLIPAFEVIALGIGYHHEKLHSMEDLDISSKIQELWKNETLIKGFAGFNASYRMRRTVVLGRQFFQE from the coding sequence ATGGGGCTGCAAGAAGAAATTGATCAAAAGATTACTGAAATAAAATCTGATAGTTATTCTATGTCTATTGGAGAATTAGTTAATTTATATAAAGATAAAGAAATAGAGATACACCCAGAATTTCAACGTTTTTTTAGGTGGACAAATTTACAAAAAACAAAATTAATTGAATCTATCTTGTTAGGAATTCCTATTCCGCCAATTTTTGTTGCACAAAGGACAGATGGTATATGGGATGTAGTAGACGGAGTACAACGTTTATCTACTATTTTTCAATTTATAGGAATTCTTATTGACGAAGATGGCAAGTTATTAGAACCATTGGTTCTGGAAAAAACTAAATATCTTCCCTCTTTACAAGGTAAAAAGTGGGATGATTCTGAAAGCTATCAAAACTCACTCACTTCTGCTCAGAGACTTTTTATAAAACGTGCTAAACTCGATATTAAAATACTTTTTAAAGAAAGTGATGAAAAAACTAAATATGAATTATTTCAGCGTTTGAATACAGGTGGTTCTACTCTTTCTGACCAAGAAATTAGAAATTGTATCTTGGTAATGGAAAATAGAAATGTTTATCGTTGGCTGAGAGAACTAGCAAAAAATGAAGATTTTAAAGAATGTGTCTCTCTTACTGACCGTTCTCTTGAAGAACAATATGATATGGAACTTGTCTTCAGATTTATTGTCTTACGGAAAATAGATGAAGAAGAACTTAAAAAGTTTGAAGACCTTAGTGAATTTTTAAATGATAAAGCAATAGAAATATGTCGTTCATCTGACTTTGACTTTGAGGAAGCATCTCAAGCATTTAAATATACATTTCAAATTCTAAATCGAGAAGTGAAAGCCAATAGCTTCCGTAAGTATGATATTTACAAAGGGAAATTTACAGGAGGTTTTCTTATACCTGCGTTTGAAGTAATTGCTCTAGGTATTGGATATCATCATGAAAAACTACATAGTATGGAAGATTTAGATATTAGTTCAAAAATTCAAGAGTTATGGAAAAACGAGACTCTTATCAAGGGATTTGCTGGTTTTAATGCTTCATATAGAATGAGAAGGACAGTGGTATTAGGGAGACAGTTTTTTCAGGAATGA
- a CDS encoding MAE_28990/MAE_18760 family HEPN-like nuclease gives MTTKIRTQTQLYDRLSEEIAWRRKELIYIKSVIEKNRYTAIINTLIRSGIPILYAHWEGFVKNAATSYIEFVARQNLKYEELACNFIALAMKTKLKNAQESNKSTIFVEVANFFRTGLSEKCYMQWENAVNTQSNLSSVIFKDIICCLGLDYSIYETKEKLIDEKLLRSRNEIAHGKELLIDYEQYIELHDEVINLINLFFNQIDNAASTKSYLHKNYASVHLTSTP, from the coding sequence ATGACAACTAAAATTCGCACACAAACTCAGCTTTATGACCGACTTAGTGAAGAAATTGCATGGCGAAGGAAAGAACTTATATATATTAAGTCCGTGATTGAAAAGAACCGTTATACAGCAATAATTAATACTTTAATCCGTAGTGGAATCCCAATTCTATATGCTCACTGGGAAGGATTTGTAAAAAATGCTGCTACTTCTTATATAGAATTTGTTGCTAGACAAAATTTAAAATATGAAGAATTAGCCTGTAATTTTATAGCATTAGCTATGAAAACTAAACTTAAAAATGCACAAGAATCAAATAAATCAACAATATTTGTTGAAGTAGCAAACTTTTTCAGAACAGGTCTTTCTGAAAAATGTTATATGCAATGGGAGAACGCAGTTAACACACAATCAAATTTAAGCTCGGTAATTTTTAAAGATATAATTTGTTGTCTCGGTTTAGATTATTCTATATATGAAACAAAAGAAAAACTAATTGACGAAAAACTATTACGCTCTAGAAATGAAATTGCACATGGTAAAGAATTGCTAATTGATTATGAACAATATATTGAATTACATGATGAAGTGATTAACTTGATAAATTTATTTTTCAATCAAATAGACAACGCAGCTAGTACAAAATCATATCTTCATAAAAATTATGCTTCTGTTCATTTGACTTCTACGCCTTAA
- a CDS encoding LapA family protein: MKTFAILLTTVVLAFWVMAVALLSVQNATPVSLKFLAFQSIQIPVGLVLAFFAGVGMIAMALLQPLWGLAGSQQSGSTREDDAEFFVDDEDF; this comes from the coding sequence ATGAAAACTTTTGCTATTCTCCTGACAACGGTAGTTCTGGCTTTTTGGGTGATGGCTGTTGCCCTTCTCTCAGTCCAAAATGCCACTCCAGTATCTTTAAAATTTCTTGCCTTCCAATCAATTCAAATCCCAGTGGGTTTAGTCCTGGCTTTCTTTGCTGGTGTGGGTATGATTGCCATGGCACTATTACAACCCCTATGGGGTTTGGCTGGTTCTCAGCAAAGTGGTTCGACAAGAGAAGACGACGCTGAGTTTTTTGTCGATGATGAAGATTTTTAA
- a CDS encoding PD-(D/E)XK nuclease family protein yields the protein MSTPLGLFASYHLWSLVAPATGQQRWHCQMRRGYIKARQHEPQVKALLTKVTASQRIGLLAQKGIYEFHHNRHLLNQLDGAEKVAELLKLSNSSNEVQQRVLLILKKYHNDPLLSGKRIILLTRGDEGFPKPILIEHKHYCFRLYAAMDCIFIESSGNLHIVDFKTGKSAFDRRQALVYLLAARYLYPRYKAVASFYNLEFGKKSDLISVTKGELNFIEFELASIAQKHQQDLQKYHQQSSDFSKIFPPNPGYHCRFCPFNSICEFSAFKTAQEGVRE from the coding sequence ATGTCAACCCCTCTTGGACTTTTCGCCAGTTATCATCTTTGGTCTTTAGTTGCCCCAGCTACAGGGCAACAACGCTGGCATTGTCAAATGAGACGTGGGTATATTAAGGCACGCCAACACGAACCACAAGTCAAAGCACTGTTAACAAAAGTTACAGCTTCTCAGCGCATTGGCTTACTGGCGCAAAAAGGTATTTATGAGTTTCATCACAACAGACATCTGTTAAATCAATTAGATGGCGCGGAAAAAGTAGCAGAACTACTGAAATTAAGCAATTCATCTAATGAAGTTCAACAGCGCGTACTGTTAATTTTGAAAAAATATCACAACGATCCATTACTTTCAGGTAAGCGCATTATCTTATTAACTCGTGGTGATGAAGGCTTTCCCAAACCAATTTTAATTGAACACAAACATTATTGCTTCCGCTTATATGCGGCTATGGACTGTATTTTCATAGAATCTTCAGGCAATTTACATATTGTAGATTTCAAAACAGGTAAATCTGCTTTTGACCGTCGCCAGGCTTTAGTATATTTGCTGGCTGCTCGTTATCTTTACCCTAGATATAAAGCTGTAGCTTCCTTTTATAATTTGGAATTTGGTAAAAAATCTGATTTAATTAGTGTTACTAAAGGTGAATTGAATTTTATTGAATTTGAGTTGGCTAGTATTGCTCAAAAACACCAACAAGATTTGCAAAAATATCATCAGCAAAGTAGTGATTTTAGCAAAATTTTTCCACCGAATCCGGGTTATCACTGCCGCTTTTGTCCATTTAATTCTATCTGCGAATTTTCTGCTTTTAAAACTGCACAAGAAGGGGTTAGGGAATAA